One Halobacterium wangiae genomic window, CTTCGCCACGGTGCCGTCGCGGGACATCGACCCCGCTCCCGGAGAGGAACCACCGGCCGCCTGGACGTGGTACGACGCCGAAGCGCTCCGCGAGAGCGACCTCGACGCCGACACCGTCCAGCTCGGTATCGAAGCCATCGAGGCCGCCGACGGGGCGTAGTCAGGTCGTGTTCGTCATCCCGCCGTCGACGGTGAGGCTCTCGCCGTTCACGTAGTCGCCGGCGTCGCTCGCGAGGTAGACGGCAGCGTCCGCGACATCCCCGGGGTCGCCCCAGCGCCGGGACGGCACCGCCTGCATGTACTCGTCTCCCGCGTCCGTACCAATGATCGGAACGTCCTCGGTGGTCATCGCCGTGTCGATGATGCCCGGGTGGATGGCGTTCACGCGGACGCCCTGTGGGCCCAGCTCGGCAGCCAGGGAGTAGGTCAACAGCCGAACGCCCCCCTTCGACGCGCAGTACGTCGCGTAGCCCGCGGACCCCCGGAGGCCGGCGACGCTGGAGAGGTTGATGATGGTGCCACCGTCGCCGTCGATCATCGCGCTCGCGGCGGCCTGCGCGCCGAAGAACGTCCCCTTGAGGTTCACGTCGATCAGCGTCTGGAACTGGTCCTCGGTGACCTCGGTGAACTCCTCGCCGTGGAAGATACCGGCGTTGTTCACCATGCAGGTGACGCCGCCGAACGCCTCGGCGGCCTCCACCGCCGCGCGCGTCTGGTCCGGGTCGCTCACGTCGCACTTCACGAACCGCGCGGACTGGTCGGTCTCCTCCGCGACGACCGCGGCCGTCGTCCGGTGCTCGTCGGGGTCCCGGGACTCCTCCTGGAGGTCGGCGACGACGACGTCGGCGCCCTCCGCCGCGAACGCGACGGAGATGGCGCGCCCGATCCCGGAACTACCGCCCGTCACTACGGCCGTCTGGTCTTCGAGAGCGAGTGACATACCGACACAGTACGGCTACAATTATCTTCAACCCACAGGCCGGTCGCCACCTACCTGCGACTCTCGACGTACTTCGTCACGTGGTCGTCCATCCGGCGCTTGAATCCCGCTTGCCGGGCCAGCCGGTCCACCTCGCGGGCGACCAGGCTCCCGTACTGGACCGCCTTCTTCTCGCGGTCCGCCACGGCGTTCGGGAGCCACGCCCGGGCCGCCTCCCGGAGCGCGCGCTTCCTGACGTCCCCCGACACGAGCCACTCGCCCGACCGCGCGAGCGCCGCCCGGACGACGTCGTCGTGGAGCAGTGGCGTCACCGGTTCGACCCCCGCGGCCCGCAGCGCTCGAACGTCCCGCTCTAGCTGGTCGGGGAGCGTCGCTAGCACCTCCCGTCGCGCGCCGCGGACGGTGTCCGCCGCCACCCGGG contains:
- a CDS encoding SDR family oxidoreductase; amino-acid sequence: MSLALEDQTAVVTGGSSGIGRAISVAFAAEGADVVVADLQEESRDPDEHRTTAAVVAEETDQSARFVKCDVSDPDQTRAAVEAAEAFGGVTCMVNNAGIFHGEEFTEVTEDQFQTLIDVNLKGTFFGAQAAASAMIDGDGGTIINLSSVAGLRGSAGYATYCASKGGVRLLTYSLAAELGPQGVRVNAIHPGIIDTAMTTEDVPIIGTDAGDEYMQAVPSRRWGDPGDVADAAVYLASDAGDYVNGESLTVDGGMTNTT